In Candidatus Legionella polyplacis, the following are encoded in one genomic region:
- a CDS encoding HesB/IscA family protein, which produces MKNIENNLSKSSTKIDISIKAIDKIYSLISKKNINYNLRISIISGGCNGLQYKIFLDQKILKNDFIFIKKCSDGKSNIKLVINSISYPYLKKIKIDYLQDIKGERFIIYNPMALSTCSCGESFNIF; this is translated from the coding sequence ATGAAAAACATAGAAAATAATTTATCAAAATCATCAACTAAAATTGACATTTCTATTAAAGCTATAGATAAAATTTATTCTTTAATATCTAAAAAAAATATAAACTATAATTTAAGAATTAGTATTATTAGTGGTGGATGTAATGGATTGCAATATAAAATCTTTTTAGATCAAAAAATACTTAAAAATGATTTTATTTTTATAAAAAAATGTTCAGACGGAAAATCAAATATAAAATTAGTTATAAATTCAATTAGTTATCCATATTTAAAAAAAATAAAAATTGACTATTTACAAGATATTAAAGGAGAGAGATTTATTATATACAATCCTATGGCTTTATCTACTTGTAGTTGTGGAGAATCATTTAATATATTTTAA